A window of the Streptomyces sp. NBC_00454 genome harbors these coding sequences:
- a CDS encoding protease inhibitor I42 family protein has protein sequence MEVREVALAPGEPYDLRLTGRGARGYVWTWRVTGDADAVSVSEGPQPPEPEGALLAGATVERVYVVRGRVAGRARIRFAQVRPPYPDEAPLDEFVLDVVVS, from the coding sequence GTGGAGGTCCGTGAGGTGGCGCTCGCGCCCGGTGAACCGTACGATCTGCGGCTCACCGGGCGCGGTGCGCGCGGCTACGTCTGGACCTGGCGGGTGACGGGCGACGCGGACGCCGTCTCGGTCTCCGAGGGTCCGCAGCCGCCCGAGCCCGAGGGGGCGCTGCTCGCGGGCGCGACCGTGGAGCGCGTGTACGTCGTACGCGGGCGGGTGGCGGGCAGGGCCCGGATCCGCTTCGCGCAGGTGCGGCCGCCGTATCCCGACGAGGCTCCGCTGGACGAGTTCGTCCTGGACGTCGTGGTGTCGTGA
- a CDS encoding GntR family transcriptional regulator, which produces MPSATTTATTTTTATTALTAAERVYQHVKEGVLERRYEGGVLLTEGELALAVGVSRTPVREALLRLETEGLLKLYPKKGALVLPVSAQEIADVIETRLLVEEFTVRRAVPAPPGLLDRLAELIEEQRRHGAAGALPAMMAADRAFHAEIVRNAGNQILCRLYDQLRDRQLRMGVALLHAHPDRVERTLAEHTEILDALRAGDADTAAAAVRAHVGRVAELVRGSSR; this is translated from the coding sequence ATGCCATCCGCGACCACTACGGCGACCACCACCACCACCGCGACCACTGCCCTGACCGCCGCCGAGCGCGTCTACCAGCACGTCAAAGAAGGCGTGCTCGAGCGGCGCTACGAGGGCGGCGTCCTGCTCACGGAGGGCGAGCTCGCCCTCGCCGTCGGCGTCTCGCGCACACCGGTCCGCGAGGCGCTGCTGCGCCTCGAGACCGAGGGGCTGCTGAAGCTGTACCCGAAGAAGGGCGCCCTCGTCCTGCCGGTCTCCGCGCAGGAGATCGCCGACGTGATCGAAACCCGGCTGCTGGTCGAGGAGTTCACCGTCCGCAGGGCCGTGCCCGCCCCGCCCGGGCTGCTGGACCGGCTCGCGGAACTGATCGAGGAGCAGCGCCGCCACGGCGCCGCGGGCGCGCTCCCGGCGATGATGGCCGCCGACCGGGCCTTCCACGCGGAGATCGTGCGCAACGCAGGCAACCAGATCCTGTGCCGCCTCTACGACCAGCTGCGCGACCGCCAGCTGCGCATGGGCGTCGCCCTGCTGCACGCGCACCCCGACCGGGTGGAGCGCACGCTCGCCGAGCACACGGAGATCCTCGACGCCCTGCGCGCCGGCGATGCCGATACGGCCGCCGCGGCGGTACGGGCCCACGTGGGCCGGGTCGCGGAACTGGTGCGGGGGTCCTCCCGATGA
- a CDS encoding nitrate/nitrite transporter — MSSATVPAAPASLPKDPPGGRKAVLVWSIGVAVYFVAVIFRTSLGVAGLEAADRFHVNASALSTFSLLQLLVYAGMQIPVGLMVDRLGTKKVLTLGAVLFTAGQIGFALSPSYGMALAARALLGCGDAMTFISVLRLGTRWFPARRAPLMAQLAGLVGMAGNLVSTLVLAPVLHGIGWVPAFAGSAVAGLVVLVPLVLFLRDHPEGHEPPPRPAATAGAAGSGAGGFVRRQISDSWKEPGTKLGLWVHFTTQFPAMVFLLLWGMPFLVEAQGLSRTTAGGLLTLIVASNMALGLIYGQIVGRRQSSRIPLALGTVAVTALMWGSVLAYPGDHAPMWLLVCLCLVLGMCGPASMIGFDFARPANPAERQGTASGITNMGGFIASMTTLLVVGLLLDATGDDYRIAFSSVFVLELLGISQILRLRGRALSRERDRATTAVAGAVVTAGAVADIAPSEVSPARP; from the coding sequence ATGAGCTCCGCGACCGTGCCGGCCGCCCCGGCGTCGTTGCCCAAGGACCCTCCCGGCGGCCGCAAGGCGGTACTCGTCTGGTCGATCGGCGTGGCCGTCTACTTCGTCGCCGTCATCTTCCGCACCAGCCTCGGCGTCGCCGGCCTGGAGGCCGCCGACCGCTTCCACGTGAACGCCTCCGCGCTGTCCACGTTCTCCCTCCTCCAGCTCCTGGTCTACGCGGGCATGCAGATACCCGTCGGCCTGATGGTGGACCGGCTCGGCACCAAGAAGGTGCTCACCCTCGGCGCCGTGCTCTTCACCGCCGGACAGATCGGCTTCGCGCTCTCCCCGTCCTACGGGATGGCCCTGGCCGCCCGCGCCCTGCTGGGCTGCGGGGACGCCATGACCTTCATCTCCGTGCTGCGGCTCGGCACCCGCTGGTTCCCGGCCCGCCGCGCACCGCTGATGGCGCAGCTGGCCGGGCTGGTCGGGATGGCGGGCAACCTGGTCTCCACCCTGGTGCTGGCGCCCGTACTCCACGGGATCGGCTGGGTGCCGGCGTTCGCGGGCAGCGCGGTGGCCGGGCTGGTCGTCCTGGTTCCGCTCGTGCTGTTCCTGCGCGACCACCCCGAGGGCCACGAGCCGCCGCCGCGGCCCGCGGCCACCGCCGGGGCGGCGGGGTCGGGCGCGGGGGGCTTCGTACGGCGCCAGATCTCCGACTCCTGGAAGGAGCCGGGCACCAAGCTCGGTCTGTGGGTGCACTTCACGACACAGTTCCCGGCGATGGTGTTCCTGCTGCTGTGGGGCATGCCGTTCCTGGTCGAGGCGCAGGGGCTGTCGCGGACCACGGCGGGCGGGCTGCTCACGCTGATCGTCGCCTCGAACATGGCCCTCGGGCTGATCTACGGGCAGATCGTGGGCCGCAGGCAGTCCTCGCGGATCCCCCTGGCCCTGGGCACGGTCGCCGTGACCGCGCTGATGTGGGGCTCGGTCCTGGCCTATCCGGGGGACCACGCGCCGATGTGGCTGCTGGTCTGCCTCTGCCTGGTGCTCGGCATGTGCGGTCCGGCCTCGATGATCGGCTTCGACTTCGCCCGCCCGGCCAACCCGGCCGAGCGTCAGGGCACCGCCTCCGGGATCACCAACATGGGTGGTTTCATCGCCTCGATGACCACCCTGCTGGTGGTGGGGCTGCTGCTCGACGCCACCGGGGACGACTACCGGATCGCCTTCTCCTCGGTCTTCGTCCTGGAACTGCTGGGCATCAGCCAGATCCTGCGCCTGCGCGGCCGGGCGCTGTCCCGGGAACGGGACCGCGCGACCACCGCCGTGGCCGGCGCCGTGGTCACCGCAGGGGCCGTGGCCGACATCGCGCCTTCCGAAGTCAGCCCGGCCCGCCCCTGA
- a CDS encoding maleylpyruvate isomerase family mycothiol-dependent enzyme: protein MTVHPHPSLQPYADAWTHSIEAISELVLPLTEGEWSRATPCPNWSVRDVVSHIIGIECEQLGDPRPIHTLPRDLRHVVDEFSRYMEVQVDVRRHHTAPEMTSELEYTIIRRSRQLRNEKRDPDTMVRGPLGEPATLEHSLRLRAFDVWMHEQDLRAALGVPGNWDSPGAYVARDILLSGLPKVVAKKAGAPANSAVVIDVHGPLEFMRTVRVDAEGRGTIDKAPSLGPAVTLTLDWETYVRLAGGRVRPHTVADRVKVEGDPALAEAILAHFSVTP, encoded by the coding sequence TTGACCGTCCATCCGCATCCCAGTCTTCAGCCCTATGCCGACGCGTGGACCCACTCCATCGAGGCGATATCCGAGCTGGTCCTCCCGCTGACGGAGGGCGAGTGGAGCCGGGCGACGCCGTGCCCCAACTGGTCCGTGCGCGATGTGGTCTCGCACATCATCGGCATCGAGTGCGAGCAGCTCGGCGATCCGCGGCCGATCCACACCCTGCCGCGGGACCTGCGGCACGTGGTGGACGAGTTCAGCCGCTACATGGAGGTCCAGGTCGACGTACGGCGCCACCACACGGCGCCGGAGATGACCTCGGAGCTGGAGTACACGATCATTCGCCGCTCCCGCCAGCTGCGCAACGAGAAGCGGGATCCGGACACCATGGTCCGCGGTCCGCTGGGCGAGCCGGCCACGCTGGAGCACTCGCTGAGGCTGCGCGCCTTCGACGTGTGGATGCACGAGCAGGACCTGCGGGCGGCGCTGGGGGTGCCGGGGAACTGGGACTCGCCCGGCGCGTACGTGGCGCGCGACATCCTCCTGTCCGGGCTGCCGAAGGTGGTCGCCAAGAAGGCGGGCGCGCCCGCGAACTCGGCCGTGGTCATCGATGTGCACGGGCCGCTGGAGTTCATGCGGACCGTACGGGTGGACGCGGAGGGCCGGGGCACGATCGACAAGGCCCCGTCGCTCGGCCCGGCGGTGACGCTGACCCTGGACTGGGAGACGTACGTACGGCTCGCGGGCGGGCGGGTGCGGCCGCACACCGTCGCCGACCGCGTGAAGGTGGAGGGCGACCCGGCGCTGGCCGAGGCGATCCTGGCCCACTTCTCCGTGACGCCGTAG
- a CDS encoding carbon-nitrogen family hydrolase produces the protein MRASLIQIAVNEGESVASRRSRAADLVRDQSSSDLVVLPELWTVGAFSYEKFETEAEPLDGPTYEAMSKAARDAGVWLHAGSVVERAGDGSLYNTALVLSPTGELAATYRKIHRFGFDQGEAVLMSPGDSLTTVELPEQTLGIATCYDLRFPELFRGLVDAGATTMVVAAGWPARRRAHWTLLNRARAVEDQSYVLACGLAGTHAGVEQAGHSLVVDPWGEVLAEAGPGEDVLTVDLDPAKVALTREQFPALKDRRLGR, from the coding sequence GTGCGCGCTTCCCTGATCCAAATCGCGGTGAACGAAGGGGAGTCGGTGGCTTCCCGCCGCTCCCGCGCCGCCGACCTCGTCCGCGACCAGTCCTCCTCGGACCTCGTCGTCCTGCCCGAACTGTGGACCGTCGGGGCCTTCTCCTACGAGAAGTTCGAGACGGAGGCCGAGCCCCTGGACGGCCCCACCTACGAGGCCATGTCCAAGGCGGCCCGCGATGCCGGGGTCTGGCTGCACGCCGGTTCCGTCGTGGAGCGGGCGGGCGACGGCTCGCTCTACAACACCGCGCTTGTCCTCTCCCCGACGGGCGAGCTCGCGGCCACGTACCGCAAGATCCACCGCTTCGGCTTCGACCAGGGCGAGGCCGTCCTGATGTCCCCCGGCGACTCCCTGACCACCGTGGAGCTGCCGGAGCAGACGCTGGGCATCGCCACCTGCTACGACCTGCGCTTCCCCGAGCTGTTCCGCGGACTGGTCGACGCCGGGGCGACCACGATGGTCGTCGCCGCGGGCTGGCCGGCCCGCCGCCGCGCCCACTGGACCCTCCTGAACCGCGCGCGGGCCGTCGAGGACCAGTCGTACGTACTCGCCTGCGGGCTGGCGGGCACCCACGCGGGCGTGGAGCAGGCCGGGCACAGCCTGGTCGTGGACCCGTGGGGCGAGGTCCTCGCGGAGGCGGGCCCGGGGGAGGACGTCCTGACCGTGGACCTCGACCCGGCGAAGGTCGCCCTGACCCGCGAGCAGTTCCCGGCCCTCAAGGACCGCCGGCTGGGCCGCTGA
- a CDS encoding LURP-one-related/scramblase family protein, with product MKYLVRDKVLALGDDYWIEDEDGRHAFLVDGKALRLRDTLELKDPDGQILITLREKWFSFRDAMTLERDERRLAVIRRKRFSLLRNHYLVTLNEGTELDISGRILDREFKVEYDGELLALISRQWYRVRETYAVDVIREDADAALLIAVAVCVIRMAEKEREGDGGGDGDRDG from the coding sequence ATGAAATACCTGGTTCGGGACAAAGTGCTGGCCCTCGGCGACGACTACTGGATCGAGGACGAGGACGGCCGCCACGCCTTCCTCGTCGACGGCAAGGCCCTGCGGCTGCGCGACACCCTGGAGCTGAAGGATCCCGACGGGCAGATCCTGATCACGCTGCGGGAGAAGTGGTTCTCCTTCCGCGACGCGATGACCCTGGAGCGGGACGAGCGGCGGCTCGCGGTGATCCGCCGGAAGCGGTTCTCGCTGCTGCGCAACCACTACCTCGTGACCCTCAACGAGGGCACCGAGCTGGACATCAGCGGCCGGATCCTGGACCGGGAGTTCAAGGTCGAGTACGACGGGGAGCTGCTCGCCCTGATCTCCCGCCAGTGGTACCGGGTCCGCGAGACCTACGCGGTCGACGTGATCCGGGAGGACGCGGACGCGGCGCTGCTGATCGCCGTCGCCGTGTGCGTGATCCGGATGGCCGAAAAGGAGCGCGAGGGCGACGGGGGCGGCGACGGGGACAGGGACGGCTAG
- a CDS encoding DUF4240 domain-containing protein, translating into MDKQTFWKLIETARADAEPGGVAARAAELLAQRPAGEIAAAQQVLWDLLGESYRAPLWAAAYLINGGCSDDGFDYFRGWLLTQGEAVFTAALADPDSLADHPLAREAAAGGEELEDEETLSIAWTAYGRATGRELPSDSFTIAYPPLDPSWDFDFGDGEALAVRLPRLTALLAEPLSIA; encoded by the coding sequence ATGGACAAGCAGACGTTCTGGAAGCTGATCGAAACGGCCCGCGCGGACGCGGAGCCCGGCGGGGTGGCGGCGCGCGCGGCGGAGTTGCTCGCGCAGCGTCCGGCAGGGGAGATAGCCGCCGCCCAGCAGGTGTTGTGGGACCTGCTGGGGGAGTCCTACCGGGCCCCGCTCTGGGCCGCGGCCTACCTGATCAACGGCGGCTGCTCCGACGACGGCTTCGACTACTTCCGCGGCTGGCTCCTCACCCAGGGCGAAGCGGTTTTCACCGCCGCCCTGGCCGACCCGGATTCGCTGGCGGACCACCCGCTCGCGCGCGAGGCGGCGGCCGGGGGAGAGGAGCTGGAGGACGAGGAGACGCTGTCCATCGCCTGGACGGCGTACGGGCGCGCCACCGGCCGCGAGCTCCCCTCGGACTCCTTCACGATCGCGTACCCGCCCCTGGACCCGTCCTGGGACTTCGACTTCGGGGACGGCGAGGCCCTCGCCGTCCGCCTGCCGAGACTGACGGCCCTCCTCGCCGAGCCCCTATCGATTGCCTGA
- a CDS encoding NHL domain-containing thioredoxin family protein: MNDAAPAPTPAPAPRRARVRAPELIGKGGWLNTGGKPYTLADLRGRIVILDFWTFCCVNCLHVLDELRELEEKHRDTVVIIGVHSPKFVHEAEHAAVVDAVERYEVHHPVLDDPELATWKQYAVRAWPTLVVIDPEGYVVAQHAGEGHAHAIERLVEELEAEHEAKGTLRRGDGPYVAPEPVAGDLRFPGKALVLPSGNLLVSDSTRHQLVELAADGESVVRRIGSGQRSFTDGSATEGSFSEPQGLALLPDGSVVVADTVNHALRRFDPATGAVETVAGTGRQWWQGSPTSGPALEVDLSSPWDVAWWRGRVWIAMAGVHQLWTWDPESGTVALAAGTTNEGLHDGPAAEAWFAQPSGLAATEDRLWIADSETSALRYVHPTDGEGDGGGYAITTAVGTGLFDFGHRDGDAAQALLQHPLGVTALPDGSVAVCDTYNHALRRYDPATGQVTTLATDLREPSDAVLVGEDIVVVESARHRLTRLRLPEEAVRVDAVAHRTQRAATEVAPGTLRLDIVFQAPAGQKLDTRYGPSTRLLVSSTPPELLVSGEGAGTDLFRELALNPELTEGVLHVSAMAASCDDDPANEYPACHVHQQDWGVPLSVTADGGATRLPLVLAGMDEAP, encoded by the coding sequence ATGAACGATGCTGCCCCGGCGCCCACCCCCGCGCCCGCGCCCCGACGTGCCCGTGTCCGTGCCCCCGAGCTGATCGGCAAGGGCGGCTGGCTGAACACCGGCGGTAAGCCGTATACCCTCGCCGACCTGCGAGGACGGATCGTCATTCTCGATTTCTGGACCTTCTGCTGTGTGAACTGCCTGCACGTCCTCGACGAGTTGCGCGAGCTCGAGGAGAAGCACCGCGACACCGTCGTGATCATCGGTGTGCACTCGCCGAAGTTCGTCCACGAAGCCGAGCACGCCGCCGTCGTCGATGCCGTCGAGCGGTACGAGGTGCACCACCCCGTGCTCGACGACCCCGAGCTGGCGACCTGGAAGCAGTACGCCGTCCGCGCGTGGCCCACGCTCGTCGTGATCGACCCCGAGGGGTACGTCGTCGCGCAGCACGCCGGTGAGGGGCACGCGCACGCCATCGAGCGGCTCGTCGAGGAGCTGGAGGCGGAGCACGAGGCCAAGGGGACGCTGCGGCGCGGCGACGGGCCGTACGTGGCTCCCGAGCCGGTGGCGGGCGATCTGCGGTTCCCCGGGAAGGCGCTCGTGCTGCCCTCCGGGAACCTCCTGGTCTCCGACTCGACGCGGCACCAGCTCGTGGAGCTGGCCGCCGACGGGGAGAGCGTCGTACGGCGCATCGGCAGCGGGCAGCGCAGCTTTACCGACGGGAGCGCCACCGAGGGGAGCTTCAGCGAGCCCCAGGGGCTGGCGCTGCTGCCCGACGGCTCTGTGGTGGTCGCCGACACCGTGAACCACGCCCTGCGCCGGTTCGACCCCGCCACCGGCGCCGTCGAGACCGTCGCCGGGACCGGCCGCCAGTGGTGGCAGGGGTCGCCGACCTCCGGGCCGGCTCTGGAGGTGGACCTGTCCTCGCCGTGGGACGTGGCCTGGTGGCGGGGGCGGGTGTGGATCGCCATGGCCGGCGTCCACCAGCTGTGGACCTGGGACCCGGAGAGCGGCACCGTCGCCCTGGCCGCCGGGACCACCAACGAGGGCCTGCACGACGGGCCGGCCGCCGAGGCCTGGTTCGCCCAGCCCTCCGGCCTCGCCGCCACCGAGGACCGGCTGTGGATCGCCGACTCCGAGACCAGCGCCCTGCGGTACGTGCACCCGACGGACGGCGAGGGGGACGGCGGCGGCTACGCGATCACCACCGCCGTCGGCACCGGACTCTTCGACTTCGGGCACCGCGACGGCGACGCCGCCCAGGCACTGCTCCAGCACCCGCTCGGCGTCACCGCCCTGCCCGACGGCTCGGTCGCGGTGTGCGACACGTACAACCACGCCCTGCGGCGCTACGACCCCGCCACCGGCCAGGTCACCACCCTCGCCACCGATCTGCGCGAGCCCAGCGACGCCGTGCTGGTCGGTGAGGACATCGTGGTCGTCGAGTCCGCCCGGCACCGGCTGACCCGGCTGAGGCTCCCGGAGGAGGCGGTACGGGTGGACGCGGTTGCCCACCGTACGCAGCGGGCCGCGACCGAGGTGGCCCCCGGCACGCTCCGCCTCGACATCGTCTTCCAGGCCCCGGCCGGCCAGAAGCTCGACACCCGCTACGGGCCCTCCACCCGCCTGCTGGTCTCCTCGACCCCGCCCGAGCTGCTGGTGTCCGGGGAGGGGGCCGGCACCGACCTGTTCCGGGAGCTCGCGCTCAATCCGGAGCTCACCGAAGGCGTCCTGCACGTCTCGGCGATGGCCGCCTCCTGCGACGACGACCCGGCCAACGAATACCCGGCCTGCCACGTCCACCAGCAGGACTGGGGGGTGCCGCTCAGCGTCACCGCCGACGGCGGCGCGACCCGGCTGCCCCTGGTCCTGGCGGGGATGGACGAAGCCCCGTAG
- a CDS encoding M18 family aminopeptidase, with the protein MSSPAARFDRGHTDDLMTFLTASPSQYHAVANAAERLEKAGFRQLAETDAWDASTGGKFVTRGGAIIAWYVPEGAAAHTPFRIIGAHTDSPNLRVKPLPDTGSQGWRQIAVEIYGGTLLNTWLDRDLGLAGRLTLRDGTERLVNIDRALMRVPQLAVHLDRSVNTDGLKLDKQRHMQPIWGLGEVHEGDLIAFLEEEEDLPRGSVAGWDLMVHSIEPPAYLGRDRELLAGPRMDNLLSVHAGVAALAAASTAENLAYIPVLAAFDHEENGSQSDTGADGPLLGNVLERSVFSRGGSYEDRARAFAGSICLSSDTGHAVHPNYAERHDPSHHPRANGGPILKVNVNQRYATDGSGRAVFVAACERAGVPWQTFVSNNSMPCGTTIGPITAARHGIHTVDIGVAILSMHSARELCGADDPYLLANTLVAFLES; encoded by the coding sequence ATGAGCTCTCCCGCCGCCCGCTTCGACCGCGGCCACACCGACGACCTGATGACCTTCTTGACGGCCAGTCCGTCGCAGTACCACGCCGTGGCCAACGCGGCGGAGCGACTGGAGAAGGCCGGATTCAGGCAGTTGGCGGAAACGGACGCATGGGACGCGAGCACGGGAGGCAAGTTCGTGACCCGCGGGGGCGCGATCATCGCCTGGTACGTGCCCGAAGGCGCGGCCGCGCACACGCCGTTCCGGATCATCGGCGCCCACACCGACTCCCCCAACCTCCGCGTCAAGCCGCTGCCCGACACCGGCTCGCAGGGCTGGCGGCAGATCGCCGTGGAGATCTACGGCGGCACCCTCCTCAACACCTGGCTCGACCGCGACCTGGGCCTGGCCGGCCGGCTGACCCTGCGCGACGGCACCGAACGGCTCGTCAACATCGACCGTGCGCTGATGCGCGTACCGCAACTCGCCGTCCACCTCGACCGGTCGGTGAACACCGACGGCCTCAAGCTCGACAAGCAGCGGCACATGCAGCCGATCTGGGGCCTGGGCGAGGTCCACGAGGGCGACCTGATCGCCTTCCTCGAAGAGGAAGAGGACCTGCCCCGCGGCTCCGTGGCGGGCTGGGACCTGATGGTCCATTCGATCGAGCCGCCCGCCTACCTGGGCCGCGACCGCGAGCTGCTGGCCGGCCCGCGCATGGACAACCTGCTCTCCGTGCACGCGGGCGTCGCGGCACTGGCCGCCGCCTCCACGGCGGAGAACCTCGCGTACATCCCCGTACTGGCCGCCTTCGACCACGAGGAGAACGGCTCGCAGTCGGACACCGGCGCGGACGGACCGCTGCTGGGCAACGTGCTGGAACGTTCAGTCTTCTCGCGCGGCGGCTCCTACGAGGACCGCGCGCGGGCCTTCGCCGGCAGCATCTGCCTCTCCTCCGACACCGGCCACGCCGTGCACCCCAACTACGCGGAGCGGCACGACCCCTCGCACCACCCGCGCGCCAACGGCGGCCCGATCCTCAAGGTCAACGTCAACCAGCGCTACGCGACCGACGGCAGCGGGCGCGCGGTGTTCGTGGCCGCCTGCGAGCGGGCCGGCGTGCCGTGGCAGACCTTCGTCTCCAACAACTCGATGCCCTGCGGCACGACGATCGGCCCGATCACGGCCGCCCGCCACGGCATCCACACCGTCGACATCGGCGTAGCCATCCTCTCGATGCACAGTGCCCGCGAACTGTGCGGCGCGGACGACCCGTACCTGCTGGCGAACACCCTCGTGGCGTTCCTGGAGAGCTGA
- a CDS encoding acyl-CoA dehydrogenase, with the protein MGHYKSNLRDIEFNLFEVLGRDKLYGTGPFGEMDTDTAKTILSEMTKLSENELAASFEDADRNPPVFDPATNTAPVPASFKKSYQAFMDSEYWRLGLPEEIGGTTSPRSLIWAFAETILGANPAVWMYSSGPAFAGILFEEGNEAQKKVAQIAVEKRWGSTMVLTEPDAGSDVGAGRTKAIEQADGSWHIEGVKRFITSGEHDMEENILHYVLARPEGHGPGTKGLSLFLVPKFEFDWETGELGERNGVYATNVEHKMGLKASNTCEMTFGDQHPAKGWLIGDKHDGIRQMFMIIEFARMMVGTKAIATLSTGYLNALEYAKERVQGPDLANFMDKSAPKVTITHHPDVRRSLMTQKAYAEGMRALVLYTASVQDEIQFKQAAGEDASSLVGLNDLLLPIVKGYGSEKSYEQLAQSLQTFGGSGYLQEYPIEQYIRDAKIDTLYEGTTAIQGQDFFFRKIVRDQGASLNVLSETIKKFLAEGVGGEELAPARDALAKAAVDLEAIVGQMIVDLTATGEDVKNIYKVGQNTTRLLMASGDVVVGYLLLKGAAVAAEKLPAASAKDVAFYTGKIAAAKFFASQILPGVSVARALAESVDNTLMELDEAAF; encoded by the coding sequence ATGGGGCACTACAAGTCGAATCTCCGCGACATCGAGTTCAACCTCTTCGAGGTGCTCGGACGCGACAAGCTGTACGGCACCGGCCCGTTCGGCGAGATGGACACCGACACCGCCAAGACCATCCTCAGCGAGATGACCAAGCTCTCGGAGAACGAGCTGGCCGCCTCCTTCGAGGACGCGGACCGCAACCCGCCGGTCTTCGACCCGGCCACCAACACCGCGCCCGTCCCGGCGTCCTTCAAGAAGAGCTACCAGGCCTTCATGGACTCCGAGTACTGGCGCCTGGGCCTGCCCGAGGAGATCGGCGGCACCACCTCGCCCCGCTCCCTCATCTGGGCCTTCGCCGAGACCATCCTGGGCGCGAACCCGGCCGTCTGGATGTACTCCTCCGGCCCGGCGTTCGCCGGCATCCTCTTCGAAGAGGGCAACGAGGCGCAGAAGAAGGTCGCGCAGATCGCCGTCGAGAAGCGCTGGGGCTCCACCATGGTGCTGACCGAGCCCGACGCGGGCTCCGACGTCGGCGCCGGCCGCACCAAGGCGATCGAGCAGGCCGACGGCTCCTGGCACATCGAGGGCGTCAAGCGCTTCATCACCTCCGGCGAGCACGACATGGAGGAGAACATCCTCCACTACGTCCTCGCGCGCCCCGAGGGCCACGGCCCGGGCACGAAGGGGCTCTCGCTCTTCCTGGTGCCCAAGTTCGAGTTCGACTGGGAGACCGGCGAGCTGGGCGAGCGCAACGGCGTCTACGCGACGAACGTCGAGCACAAGATGGGCCTCAAGGCCTCCAACACGTGCGAGATGACCTTCGGCGACCAGCACCCCGCCAAGGGCTGGCTGATCGGCGACAAGCACGACGGCATCCGCCAGATGTTCATGATCATCGAGTTCGCCCGGATGATGGTCGGCACGAAGGCCATCGCCACGCTCTCGACGGGCTACCTGAACGCGCTGGAGTACGCCAAGGAGCGCGTGCAGGGTCCCGACCTGGCCAACTTCATGGACAAGTCGGCCCCCAAGGTCACCATCACGCACCACCCCGACGTGCGCCGCTCGCTGATGACGCAGAAGGCGTACGCCGAGGGCATGCGCGCCCTGGTCCTGTACACCGCCTCCGTCCAGGACGAGATCCAGTTCAAGCAGGCCGCGGGCGAGGACGCCTCCTCGCTGGTCGGCCTCAACGACCTGCTGCTCCCGATCGTGAAGGGCTACGGCTCGGAGAAGTCCTACGAGCAGCTCGCCCAGTCCCTGCAGACCTTCGGCGGCTCCGGCTACCTGCAGGAGTACCCGATCGAGCAGTACATCCGCGACGCCAAGATCGACACCCTCTACGAGGGCACCACGGCCATCCAGGGCCAGGACTTCTTCTTCCGGAAGATCGTCCGCGACCAGGGTGCTTCGCTGAACGTCCTCTCCGAGACGATCAAGAAGTTCCTCGCCGAGGGCGTGGGCGGCGAGGAGCTGGCCCCGGCCCGCGACGCGCTCGCCAAGGCCGCCGTCGACCTGGAGGCCATCGTCGGCCAGATGATCGTCGACCTCACCGCCACCGGCGAGGACGTCAAGAACATCTACAAGGTCGGCCAGAACACCACCCGCCTGCTGATGGCCTCGGGCGACGTGGTCGTCGGCTACCTGCTCCTCAAGGGCGCGGCCGTGGCCGCCGAGAAGCTGCCGGCCGCCTCCGCGAAGGACGTGGCGTTCTACACCGGCAAGATCGCGGCGGCGAAGTTCTTCGCCTCCCAGATCCTGCCCGGCGTCTCGGTCGCCCGCGCGCTCGCCGAGTCCGTCGACAACACCCTGATGGAGCTCGACGAGGCCGCGTTCTAG
- a CDS encoding SseB family protein produces MYGYDQNPGAQQQYAPQQPQQGYAQQPPLYPEPSPPSLADAVRAFTTGSLSAEDFQQIFATSKVYCPRGDTPGFLALHNTQQPVIPMFTTLKELRRYAGKESKYFVITGAEVIDLLPTGYGFVLDMEGDHRMVFDAKAVEQMVDFAMRRMYG; encoded by the coding sequence ATGTACGGCTACGACCAGAACCCGGGCGCCCAGCAGCAGTACGCCCCGCAGCAGCCCCAGCAGGGCTACGCGCAGCAGCCGCCGCTGTACCCGGAGCCGTCTCCACCCTCCCTCGCGGACGCGGTGCGCGCCTTCACGACCGGGTCGCTCTCCGCCGAGGACTTCCAGCAGATCTTCGCCACCTCGAAGGTCTACTGCCCGCGCGGCGACACCCCGGGATTCCTGGCGCTGCACAACACGCAGCAGCCGGTCATCCCGATGTTCACCACCCTCAAGGAGCTCCGCCGGTACGCCGGCAAGGAGTCCAAGTACTTCGTGATCACCGGCGCCGAGGTCATCGACCTGCTGCCCACCGGCTACGGCTTCGTCCTCGACATGGAGGGCGACCACCGGATGGTCTTCGACGCGAAGGCGGTCGAGCAGATGGTCGACTTCGCGATGCGCCGCATGTACGGCTAG